A stretch of Rhodoferax potami DNA encodes these proteins:
- a CDS encoding DUF4139 domain-containing protein has protein sequence MRVPFPLAAAALLVVTLSAGPAQAQEQRSTLADQQEVAVTIYNDNLALVKDVRKVPLKAGASALAFRDVSARMRAETALMRSLSSPGALRVQEQNFDFDLLTPQKMLEKYVGKQVKVVRTHPTTGAETVETATVLSANNGVVLQIGQRIETGVPGRLVFDDVPPNLRDRPTLVMNLQNTGPAQQDVELSYLTGGLSWKADYVVELNAAEDALDVSGWVTLTNTSGATYRNARLQLVAGDVNQVAPEMATRGRPQLMAATAMAKAESDVVEESLFEYHLYTLERPTTIAENQTKQVALLSAAGVPARRELVLQGSDYYYQGLSGDLGTKLKVAAFLEFDNKEASRLGVPLPKGVARVYKKDKSGNAQFIGEDRLDHTAKNEKVRLKLGNAFDVSADKKQTDFKRLSNTSKFGFVAESAYEVVLRNAKKEPVTVTVQEPIPGDWQMLAASQPHTKVSANMAVWKVTVPAEGKTVLTYRTLVRY, from the coding sequence ATGCGTGTTCCTTTTCCCCTGGCGGCTGCCGCCTTGCTCGTGGTCACTCTATCTGCTGGGCCTGCTCAAGCGCAGGAGCAACGAAGCACGCTCGCCGACCAGCAAGAAGTGGCGGTAACGATTTACAACGACAACCTTGCCTTGGTCAAAGATGTGCGCAAGGTACCGCTCAAGGCGGGCGCATCGGCGCTGGCGTTTCGCGATGTCAGTGCCCGTATGCGCGCTGAGACTGCGCTGATGCGCAGCTTGTCTTCCCCGGGCGCCCTGCGCGTTCAGGAGCAAAACTTTGACTTCGACCTCCTCACGCCCCAAAAAATGCTCGAAAAGTATGTGGGCAAGCAGGTCAAAGTGGTGCGCACCCATCCGACCACGGGTGCTGAAACGGTAGAGACCGCGACCGTTCTGTCGGCCAACAACGGCGTCGTGCTGCAGATCGGTCAACGCATCGAAACTGGCGTTCCCGGTCGCTTGGTGTTTGATGATGTGCCGCCTAATTTGCGCGATCGCCCCACGCTGGTCATGAACTTACAGAACACCGGACCGGCTCAGCAGGATGTGGAGTTGAGCTATCTCACAGGCGGCTTGTCGTGGAAAGCAGATTATGTGGTCGAGCTCAATGCGGCAGAAGATGCGCTGGATGTATCCGGCTGGGTCACCCTGACCAACACCAGCGGTGCAACCTATCGCAACGCCCGCCTGCAATTGGTGGCAGGCGACGTAAACCAAGTGGCCCCCGAAATGGCTACACGCGGACGCCCGCAGCTGATGGCGGCTACCGCCATGGCCAAAGCTGAGAGCGATGTGGTTGAGGAGTCACTCTTCGAATACCACCTCTACACCCTCGAGCGCCCCACCACGATTGCGGAGAATCAAACCAAGCAAGTTGCCTTGTTGTCTGCAGCGGGTGTTCCTGCACGCCGCGAGCTGGTGTTGCAGGGGTCGGATTACTACTACCAAGGGCTCTCGGGAGACCTGGGCACCAAGCTGAAGGTGGCGGCGTTTTTGGAGTTCGACAACAAAGAGGCTTCCCGCTTGGGTGTGCCTCTGCCCAAAGGCGTGGCGCGGGTCTATAAAAAAGACAAAAGCGGCAATGCCCAATTCATTGGCGAAGACCGCCTGGATCACACCGCAAAAAATGAGAAGGTCCGGCTGAAGCTTGGCAACGCTTTTGACGTGTCGGCAGACAAGAAGCAAACAGATTTCAAGCGGCTTTCCAACACCTCCAAATTTGGATTCGTTGCCGAGAGTGCCTATGAAGTCGTTCTGCGTAACGCAAAAAAAGAACCGGTAACTGTGACGGTGCAAGAGCCGATCCCCGGGGATTGGCAAATGCTGGCGGCCAGTCAGCCCCACACCAAGGTTTCGGCGAATATGGCTGTCTGGAAGGTGACAGTTCCTGCGGAAGGCAAAACAGTTTTGACCTACCGCACCTTGGTCCGGTATTGA
- a CDS encoding methyl-accepting chemotaxis protein codes for MKSLSIALKLWLPAISVSIALVAMASGSALRTIRSQAVTVAEQSEQQSKLEMSARWYGVAQAQALRGIGAVLASEPAGAQFLLAGKEAGAQEEARLESELGRLRQSDAERAALQEVQRRASTLKAAITRAEALKATGDMSAALTHIQNVTQTELTAFLAAQQAMVKLTEEGATALREKAGAERMRTVWSVAGIMALIVVLISLGTRLLQRNVCDPLDEVVRVATAIGNGNLNVRIHTERQDEMGDVLRALAHMTRSLADLVGQVHKSTGSITVASSEIAHGNQDLSNRTETTAYNLQRAASSMARLNGSVQQSAEAARQANAMAGSAYSVAESGGTSVAQVVSTMHEIHGSSRQIVDIIGVIDGIAFQTNILALNAAVEAARAGEQGRGFAVVASEVRALAGRSAEAAKEIKSLIGSSVANVEHGSRLVDGAGQTMQEVVSAVQRVSGIIADITASSAEQSQDMHEVNEAVGELEQMTQQNAALVEQSAAAAASLREQAALLDQLVGRFTLPDASATALLPHTAS; via the coding sequence ATGAAGTCACTCAGCATTGCTCTCAAGTTGTGGCTGCCCGCCATCTCCGTCAGCATCGCGCTGGTCGCCATGGCGAGTGGCTCCGCACTGAGGACCATCCGCTCGCAAGCCGTGACAGTCGCGGAGCAATCTGAGCAACAAAGCAAACTAGAGATGAGTGCCCGCTGGTATGGCGTGGCGCAAGCCCAAGCCTTGCGCGGTATAGGCGCTGTACTGGCGAGCGAGCCCGCAGGAGCCCAGTTTTTGCTCGCAGGGAAAGAGGCCGGTGCGCAGGAAGAGGCCCGCTTGGAGTCTGAGCTCGGCCGCCTGAGGCAAAGCGACGCCGAGCGCGCCGCCTTGCAAGAGGTCCAACGCAGGGCGAGCACCTTAAAAGCGGCGATTACCCGTGCCGAAGCCCTGAAAGCCACAGGCGACATGTCGGCGGCGCTCACGCACATCCAAAACGTGACCCAGACCGAGCTCACTGCCTTTCTGGCAGCCCAACAGGCCATGGTCAAGTTGACAGAGGAGGGGGCGACTGCCTTGCGCGAAAAAGCAGGCGCAGAGCGGATGCGCACTGTCTGGTCCGTGGCCGGGATCATGGCTTTGATCGTGGTGTTGATCTCGTTGGGCACACGATTGCTGCAGCGCAACGTCTGCGATCCCCTGGACGAGGTGGTCCGGGTGGCCACTGCCATCGGCAATGGCAATTTGAACGTCCGTATCCACACCGAACGCCAGGACGAAATGGGCGATGTGTTGCGCGCACTCGCGCACATGACCCGCTCTTTGGCGGACCTGGTGGGCCAGGTTCATAAATCGACCGGCAGCATCACGGTGGCGAGCTCCGAGATTGCGCATGGCAACCAGGACCTGTCCAACCGCACGGAGACTACCGCCTACAACTTGCAGCGCGCAGCGTCTTCCATGGCGCGACTCAATGGCTCGGTGCAGCAATCGGCCGAAGCTGCCCGGCAGGCCAATGCCATGGCCGGGTCTGCCTATTCGGTGGCGGAGAGTGGCGGCACTTCAGTCGCGCAAGTGGTGAGCACCATGCACGAGATCCACGGGTCGTCCCGCCAGATTGTGGACATCATCGGGGTGATAGACGGCATCGCGTTTCAAACCAACATCCTGGCCCTGAACGCCGCTGTCGAGGCGGCACGGGCAGGCGAGCAAGGGCGCGGCTTTGCCGTAGTGGCCAGCGAAGTGCGGGCGCTAGCCGGGCGCAGCGCCGAGGCTGCCAAAGAAATCAAATCCTTGATCGGCAGCTCGGTGGCGAATGTGGAGCACGGCTCCCGCTTGGTGGATGGCGCCGGGCAGACCATGCAAGAGGTGGTGAGTGCGGTGCAGCGGGTCAGTGGAATCATTGCCGACATCACGGCATCGAGCGCCGAACAAAGCCAAGACATGCATGAAGTCAACGAGGCGGTGGGCGAGCTGGAGCAAATGACCCAGCAGAATGCAGCGCTGGTCGAGCAGAGCGCTGCAGCCGCCGCATCACTGCGGGAGCAGGCTGCATTGTTGGATCAACTGGTCGGGCGGTTTACTCTGCCTGACGCGAGTGCTACAGCGCTTTTGCCTCACACCGCCTCTTGA
- the queC gene encoding 7-cyano-7-deazaguanine synthase QueC — MHTSALVLFSGGQDSTTCLAYALERYERVETIAFDYRQRHNVELTARLNVLREIKARFPQWATKLGEDHLLDLAVLGEVSETSLTRDTAFKMEANGLPNTFVPGRNLLFMTLAAALAYRRGLQVIVTGVCETDFSGYPDCRDDTMKALQLALSLGMDQRFLIETPLMWIDKAQTWELAHALGERSGEPGGGNALVDLVVEHTHTCYLGDRAHRQAWGYGCGTCPACELRAKGYAGFTDKLKRAAA; from the coding sequence ATGCATACATCCGCACTTGTCCTTTTTTCCGGCGGTCAGGACTCCACCACCTGCCTGGCTTATGCCCTCGAGCGCTACGAGCGCGTGGAAACCATCGCTTTCGACTACCGCCAACGCCACAACGTGGAATTGACCGCGCGCTTAAATGTGTTGCGTGAGATAAAAGCGCGCTTTCCGCAATGGGCCACCAAACTGGGCGAAGACCATTTGCTGGATCTGGCGGTGCTGGGTGAGGTGAGCGAGACCTCACTGACCCGCGACACCGCATTCAAGATGGAGGCCAACGGGCTGCCCAACACCTTTGTGCCCGGGCGCAACCTGCTTTTCATGACCCTCGCTGCCGCACTGGCCTACCGCCGTGGACTGCAAGTGATCGTGACCGGCGTTTGCGAGACTGATTTTTCGGGCTACCCCGACTGCCGAGACGACACCATGAAGGCCCTCCAGTTGGCCTTGTCGCTGGGCATGGACCAGCGCTTTCTGATTGAGACCCCGCTGATGTGGATCGACAAGGCCCAAACCTGGGAGCTGGCCCATGCGCTGGGCGAGCGCTCGGGCGAGCCCGGAGGCGGCAACGCCTTGGTGGACTTGGTGGTCGAGCACACCCACACCTGCTATCTGGGTGACCGCGCCCACCGCCAAGCGTGGGGCTATGGCTGCGGTACCTGCCCGGCGTGTGAGTTGCGGGCCAAAGGCTATGCCGGTTTTACAGACAAACTGAAGCGCGCAGCTGCCTGA